The uncultured Celeribacter sp. genome includes the window CGGTTTCACGTCGTGTCAGATGCGGCATGAGGGCCCCCGAAGGTGTCGGCGCGGTCATATCGTGGTGAGGCTGCGTTTCGGTCTGTTCCAGAATGTCCAGAAACAATTCCGCCGGGTAGTAGAACCCGCGGTTCAGGAACAGGCGCAGGATGTCGAGCCAGACATCCATGGTGCGGGACATCGGCAGAACCCCGCAGAACCCGTCGACAGCGCGATAGGCGTAGAGCAGGTTGGCCGCCGTCCGACGGTCCAGCGTGGTGCAGCGCTGGTTATTGCAGGCCATGGCCACCTGTGGGCGCGGTTGGTCGGTGCGGGACAAATCCTGTTGTGCACGGCGCAGCGCCCGGGTCACATTTCCCGTCATTGAGATCAGCCGGTTTTCAATCACGACCAGCCAGATGCGCGCGCCTTCAGGGGGGTCATAGTTTTCCAGCGCGTCCAGATGGCGCAGGCGAATGGGTGACAGAAAGGGAATTTCTGCTTGCACAGTGCGCAGGAAGGCATCCGAAAACGCCTGTTGGGATCCCACGAACACGACGATACCCCTAGCCTGCGGGCGAGTTTCCGCAAGCGCTGGCACATTGGATGTATGTGACACACGTTCCTCCTCCAAGTCGTCCGACAGGCCGAGCAGCGATGACCTGCCAGCCGGGCCGAGTGTCCTGAGGAGCCTTGCGGCCTGCCTCGCACGATTGAGTGGTCCCAAATCCGCAAAATCGATCAGACAAATCTTTTCCAGAGACGTCGGGCTAAAACACAAACAGCGGCCCGACGCTCGTCCTGGATGACGTAGCGTAACACAGTTTTGACATATTTCTCAGGGGGATTGGAAAAAATGTTGCAAAATGGTGAGTTGGCGGTTTTTCCGTTGTGGCAGATTGCCTTGAAACTGTCGCATTTCGGAGGG containing:
- a CDS encoding response regulator transcription factor, which gives rise to MSHTSNVPALAETRPQARGIVVFVGSQQAFSDAFLRTVQAEIPFLSPIRLRHLDALENYDPPEGARIWLVVIENRLISMTGNVTRALRRAQQDLSRTDQPRPQVAMACNNQRCTTLDRRTAANLLYAYRAVDGFCGVLPMSRTMDVWLDILRLFLNRGFYYPAELFLDILEQTETQPHHDMTAPTPSGALMPHLTRRETEVIELVAGGLQNKQIAAQLDLSEHTVKLHIHNVISKLNVRNRTEAAMQYLQAQDGRASSA